A segment of the Gemmatimonadota bacterium genome:
GGCGGGGGTCGAGCGATTCGGGCCCGAGGAAGGACCGGGAGCCGGGTACCGCTGGGACGATCCCACTTACGGGCAAGGAGAATTCGTCGTGGAATCCGTGGACGCCCCGCGCGAAGTGCAGTATGAGGTCACCGTCGAGGACGGTGCGATCCTCATCCGCGGCCGCATCCAACTCGCGACGTCGGACGGCTCTACCACCGTCTCCTGGCGGGAAGTGGGGGACTTCGGTTGGAATCCCCTTCTCGGCTATCTCGTGGGGCGAATGAACGAACTGCAGGGCGCGCAGATGGAGTCTTCGCTCGCGACGCTCAGGGGACTCGCGGAGGCTTCCGCCCCGGTTACAACCGGGCGCGACTGAGCTCGAGGAGCTCCTCGTTCGTCTTTGTCTTCCGCATGACATTGAGGAGTTCGTTCATCGCATCTGCCGGGCTGCGCCCGGAGAATTGACGACGGAGCGCCCGCGAGACGGCGAGCGCCTCCGGGGAGAGGAGGAGCTCTTCGCGGCGTGTGGCCGACGCGACGATGTCGATCGCCGGAAAGATCCTCTTCTCCGCAATCTCGCGGCTCAAGACGAGCTCGCTATTTCCGGTTCCCTTGAACTCCTCGAAGATCACCTGGTCCATGCGGGAGCCCGTGTCCACCAGCGCGGTCGCCACGATGGTCAGCGATCCGCCATGGGCGGGATCAATCTTCCGCGCGCTCCCCAGGAAGCGCTTCGGCTTTTCGAGCGCCGTGGCGTCGAGCCCGCCGGTCAACGTCTTCCCGCTCCCCTCTTCCACCGTGTTGTAGGCGCGGGCCAGCCGGGTGATCGAATCGAGGATGATGACCACATCTTCGCCCATCTCGACCTTGCGGCGCGCGCGTTCCAGCGTCACCTCGGCCAGCGAGGTGTGGCGGTCCGCCGGATAGTCGAAGGAAGAAGCGATTACCTCTCCATATCCGCACATCTCCATCTCCGTGATTTCCTCGGGACGTTCGTCTACGAGGAGGACGAAGAGCGTGCACTCCGGATGATTGCGGACGATTCCCTCGGCGACCCTCTGGAGCACGGTCGTTTTTCCGGCCTTCGCCGGGGCGACGATCATCGCGCGCTGTCCCTTTCCCAGCGGACAGAAGAGGTCAATCACACGATTCGTGTAGTCGGTTTCACCGCGATTGCGGATGTCGCACTCGAGCTTGAGCTGCTCGTCGGGGTGGAGGGCGCCGAGGCGATCGAAGGGAGGTCGGGAGCGGGCTTCATCGGGAGGCCGGCCGTTGACGAGGTCGAGACGTTGGAGAGGTGGGGCCTTTCCATTCTTGGGCCGGCCTCCGACGATGCCGGCGAGCTCGTCACCGGTGCGAAGCCCGAACCGCGAAACCACCTTCCCGCTCACGTAAACGTCGTCGGTGCTCGGTAAGTATCCCGCGCTCCTTCGCCGCACAAAGCCCGAGCCGCCGGAGAGAACCTCCAGCACACCCAAATGTTCTTCGTTGGTCACATTACCGCGGTGGAGAGGGTGAAACGAGACTGTGTAAATGGCAGAGCGCCCGATCTCTGCCGGAACCCAAGGGGAGGCCTCGGGTTCGAGAAGACTGCGATCCTAAACCCTACAGCGGATGGCCTCTCAGGACAAGGGAGGGAGCCGTCCAGGGGAGCGTCTACTGAGGAACTCGCGGGCTCCACGGGAAGACTCCGACGCGCCGATCGAAGACGGCCCGCGCGGCTGGGTGGGACCACTCCTCCTCGCGGCCGCTCCATTTCTGCTCTTCGTTGCGTTCGTTCTGGCGGACCGCTTTCTCCGCTGAGGTTGGTGGAGAAGAGCGGCCCGACCGTCCTCGTCGAGGGACACCGGGCGTCTCGTCCAGCGACAGGTCAGGGGTGCCGCGTCGCCCTCGCGGCGGCGCGGAGGGGGCTCAACCCGTTGGGAGACGGCGAGAATCGCGCTCTCACGGCGCAGAGGAGGAATGGCATGATCCATGCGAAACTGACAGTCGAGCTGGTGCGTTCCCGCAAGAGGAGAGTCCTGGTGATTCCCGCGACCCCTCCGAAGTCCGATCGACCGCTCTCCCTTCCGGCGACGCGCCGGACCTTCCTCCCGGCGGTCGCGGGGACACGCACGCTGCTCGCGGTCGCCGCCCTTGTCGCGGTGTATTCCGCACCGGCAGCGGCACAGGACGTGACCTTCGCGCTCGCCGTCTCCGCGTCGTCGCCGGCGCACTCGATTTGGGCGGGAGTCACGGCGGGTACGGGCGGCACCTTCGTCGTCTCCCCGGCCGCGCACGCGCCGGGATACTACGCGACCGGGGTGCCATGGGCGGATCACGGATTCGCCGCGTACGGAAACCGGGGCCAGCGGAAGCATGGGAATTCGTGGCGTCACCGGAGAAGTCTGGGCGTCTCCTGTTGGGATGCGTGGCGCGATCCCTGGTTCGCGTATTGGCCCTACTGTGATTCGGGCGCCTACTTCGCGCTCGGGTGGAGGGGACCGGGGTGGCATCACGGCTGGTCGCCTCGGCCCGCATTCGGATACGCCTGGGCCCCTTATTCGTATTGGGGACCGGACTCGTATTGGGGACCGGCGTTCGGCTGGACTTTCGCCGTGCACGTCGGAACGGGGTGGGGATGGCACTCCACTCGCCCCTGGAGGGGGCGGATCGCACGCTCGCCCTGGAGCTCGATCTACGTGACGAGCCCCGTCCTCTGGGTGGTGAGCGAACCCCCGGCCCGGGTCGTGCGGGCAAGACCTTCCCGCGCCGTCGGAAGCGGCGGGTGGGTGACCGCTACCGCTCCCGGATACAAGGAAGACCCCGCGGCCCCGGTCCGCACGGCGACTCCGCGCACGGGCAGCACCGCCGAGCCGACTCGGGCGGCGATCCCCTCCCGAACGGTGGCGGGGACACCCACCGCGGCCGGTGGGCGGGCGGCCGCCCCGTCGCCCTCCACGGACCGACCGCCTCTCGGCACGCCGATTCGTCTCGGGCGCCCCGGCGACACCGATGCGAGCCGCGAGCCGGCGCCGCGGGACGGGCCGTCGGGACGGAGGGCCCAGGTCCCGTCGGCCGCGCCGGCACCTCGCGCAACTCCCTCGTCCGAACGATCGGTGGCGCCCGCGAGCCGCCCGGCCCCTGCCCCGTCGGCCCAGGCGGCGCGTCCGGCGCCCGCGCCTTCCACGCGATCCGCGCCGGCACCTTCAGCCCGCCCGGCGCCCGTTCCGTCGTCCCGAGCGGCGCCCGCTCCACCGGCTCGTTCGGCACCAGCCCCATCTGCCCGTTCGGCGCCAGCCCCATCTGCCCGCTCGGTACCAGCCCCATCTGCCCGTTCGGCGCCGGCACCGTCCGCCCGGTCCGCACCAGCACCGTCTTCCCGTTCGGCTCCCGCGCCATCCGCCCGCTCGGCACCAGCACCGTCCGCCGGTCCCGCGCCAGCCCCATCGGCGCGTTCCGCTCCCGCCCCGTCCAATCAGGGGACACGGGCCGTTCCGGCGCCGCGGTCCTCCGGCGGATGAGCATCGCTCCCGGCTTCGGGCCGGGGCCCGCGACACTCACCTGAGACGAACGCCTACGCGGCTCGGCGCTGGGAATCCAGTTCCGAGCCGCTTCCTTTTCGCCGACGCGGCGGCGAGAAGGGTGCTCTCTCGCGCCTCCCTGCGATGTCACCGACGATCGGCACAGTAATGCGGAAAAGCAGAACAATCCATCACGAAGCGACCGCACATACGAAGCAACAACGTTGATTTACCGGATGTGCGGAATCATGTTCGTTGTGGTTCCACCCACGAATCGCCCGGTTTTCGCGTCCGACACCCGAGGAGGCACGATGGCGCTTTTCCTTGTGAGACCGCCGGTCATCAGCACCATGATCCTACTGGCCCTCGCGACCGCCGGATGTGGCGAAGGCGGATCTCCCACCGGCGGCAACGGAGGAAATGGCGGAGGTGGCGGCGGCGGCGGCGGAGGTGGTCCCGAGGCGACCGACGAGGTGACGATTCAGCCTAACTCCTTCTCCCCCGCCGCCATCGTGGTCGCGCCGGGCACCGTCGTCACGTGGACCTGGAGCAGCACGCTCGTACACACCGTCTCATTTACGTCCAGCCTCATTCAGGATTCCGGGGAGCAGGCTGGAGGGAATTATTCGACCGCGATGCCCCAGGCCACGGGAACGTACGGGTACGTCTGCGACGTCCATGGTTTCACCGGGTCCGTGACGGTCCAATAAGGTCCGACCGAGTGCGCGGGCCGGGAGAGCGGCTAGTTGATCCTCTTCTCCCGGCCCGCCCACTCCTGGTCCCGCAATACGTACTTCTGGACCTTTCCCGTGGACGTCTTCGGGAGTGGGCCGAAGGCGACCGCCTTCGGGACCTTGAAGTGCGCGATGCATGAACGACAGTGCTCGAGGATTTCTTCCTCGGACGCCTTCGCGCCCTCCTTCAGAGTGATGAAGGCCTTCGGCACCTCACCCCAGGTGTCGTCCGGCACCGCGATCACGGCGCACTCGAGGACCGCGGGGTGTCGTGCGACGGTCTGTTCCACCTCGATCGTGCTGATGTTTTCGCCGCCCGAGATGATGATGTCCTTTTTTCGGTCGCGGAGCTCGATCGAGCCATCGGCGTGACGGACCGCGATGTCTCCACTGTGAAACCATCCCCCGGCGAACGCTCGGCCAGTCGCTTCCTCATCCGCGAAATACCCGCTCATCACCACGTTTCCGCGCATGACGACCTCACCCATGCTCCGGCCGTCCTCGGGGACGTCACGCATGGACTCGTCCACGACCCGCACCTCTCCGGCACAGACGTTGGGGAACCCCTGGCGGGCCCGGTACCGAGCCCGTCCCCCGGCATCGAGACCGACGTAGTCGGGTCCAGGCGTGTTCATCGTGAAGGGCCCGTAGGTCTCGGTGAGCCCGTATACGTGATCGAGCTCGAAGCCCAATTCCGTCATCCGGGCGATCACCGTGGGTGAGGGCGGCGCGCCCGCCGTGAAGACGCGGACCGGACGTTTCAGGGGATGCGCCGCACCGTCGTTCGCGAGCATGATGAGAACGGTGGGCGCCGCGCAGAAGTGCGACACCCCCTCATCGAAGAGGCGCCACACCACCTCGGGTTTGATCTGGGGAAGACAGAGGCTGCGGGCCCCGACCGCGGCGAGCGCCCACGGGAAGGTCCACCCGTTACAGTGGAACATGGGAAGTGTCCAGAGATAGCTGCTCTCGACGCCGAGCTTGTGGTCGAGCGCCATCGCGAGCGCGTTGAGGTACGCGCCCCGATGGTGGTACATCACCCCCTTCGGCCGTCCGGTCGTCCCCGACGTGTAGTTGATCGCGAGAATCTCCCTCTCGTCCGCGAACCACGACTCGATCTCTCCTTCGCTTCCGGCCTCGAGGAATCGTTCGAAGTGTTCCCGGGTGTCGAGACGCCGGACCGTCTCCGGGACCTTCGCGAGCAGCCCCTCGAGCTCCGGGGAGTGGAAGACCGTGCGCGCGCCGGAATGTTCGATGATGTAAGCGATTTCGTCGGCGGAAAGGCGCGTGTTGATCGCGACCAGGACGCCGCCCGCCTGTGGGACCGCAAAGTGCGCGAGGAAGAGAGGCTCGGAATTAAGGGCGAGAAACGCGACGCGATCGCCCTTTTCGAGCCCCATGCGCCGCAGGGCGGAGGCAAAGCTGCGAGAGCGCGCCCGCAGCTGGCGCCATGTATAACGGATCTCTCCGTCCTCGACGGCGATGCGATCGGCATGCACCGTGCCCGATCGTTCCAGGAAGTCCACGGGAGTGAGCTCCCGCCTCCAGACTGACGATTGCGCCGCCCCCATGCCTCGCCTCCCGTGCTCTATTTCGTCATGTGCCGACCGGACGCCCCGGCCCACCGGACCTGCCGTCCTCCGATCCTGGACGACAGTGCGCGGGAAGCGGAGCGAACTCAAGCCCGTCGAAATGTGGCCGGGGATGGACGGAGGACGAACCGCAGCCGCCGCGAAGCGGGAGAACCCGAGTCGGAGCGGTGTCTTGCCGCCCCTCCCCACCCCTCCCCAAGTTGCCTAGACCTAGACAGGCACGCGCCGCGCAAGGCAAGTACCGGCAAAGGGAGGCCCCATGTCAGGCTTCGACCGCATCCAATTCCCCGTCCTGGCGCTCATCGCGCTCGCCGTCGCCGGGGGTTGCGGGGGGACGAGAGGAGACACGGCCGACGGGGACATGGACGCGGCCGCCGATTCCATGGCCGGCGCCGCGATGGCCGCCGACACCATGCCCTTCGACCTTCCGCCGAGCGGCACCACCGGAACGCCCGCCGACGCGGTGACCGACCCGGCCCTGACCAACCTCGCCAATCCGAATCCCACCGTCGTCACGGACTGGGCGGATCTCCCGGGCGGCCGCGAGTGGGGTTCGACCGCGGGCGTGGACATCGGGCCCGACGGCCACGTATGGGCGTACGACCGGTGCGGCGGCGGGCTCGACGGCGGCTGCGACTCGAATCCGACCTACGATCCGGTCGTGAAATACGATCGAAATACCGGTGAGCTCCTCGCGAGCTTCGGGGCCGGCATCTTCGAAACCCCCCACGGCCTGCACGTGGACAGCGTCGGCAATGTCTGGGTCACGGACTACGCGGCGAACGACACGGGGACGAAGGGGCACCAGGTCATCAAGTTCAGCCCGACCGGCGACATCCTGATGCGGCTCGGCGTCGCGGGAACGCCGGGGAACGACTCCGAGCACTTCAATCAGCCCACGGACGTGATTACCGCTCCGAACGGCGACATCTTCGTGGCGGACGGGCACAGCGGACAGGGGCAAAATCCAGCCCCCGGCTCGACGGGACGCATCATGAAGTTTTCACCGGACGGACGGTTCATCATGCAGTGGGGACGCATCGGGAACGGTCCGGCGGAGTTCCGCACGCCGCATGCCCTCGCCTTCGACTCGAGGGGCCGCCTCCACGTGGCGGACCGCGGAAATCACCGGATCCAGATCTTCGACCAG
Coding sequences within it:
- a CDS encoding SRPBCC family protein, whose product is MRPTRIAGFVLGVLAVFFVGFLIVGTLLPSAWEAERTVRIAASAEGIFPYVSRPQRWTEWTLTPEAGVERFGPEEGPGAGYRWDDPTYGQGEFVVESVDAPREVQYEVTVEDGAILIRGRIQLATSDGSTTVSWREVGDFGWNPLLGYLVGRMNELQGAQMESSLATLRGLAEASAPVTTGRD
- the rho gene encoding transcription termination factor Rho; this encodes MTNEEHLGVLEVLSGGSGFVRRRSAGYLPSTDDVYVSGKVVSRFGLRTGDELAGIVGGRPKNGKAPPLQRLDLVNGRPPDEARSRPPFDRLGALHPDEQLKLECDIRNRGETDYTNRVIDLFCPLGKGQRAMIVAPAKAGKTTVLQRVAEGIVRNHPECTLFVLLVDERPEEITEMEMCGYGEVIASSFDYPADRHTSLAEVTLERARRKVEMGEDVVIILDSITRLARAYNTVEEGSGKTLTGGLDATALEKPKRFLGSARKIDPAHGGSLTIVATALVDTGSRMDQVIFEEFKGTGNSELVLSREIAEKRIFPAIDIVASATRREELLLSPEALAVSRALRRQFSGRSPADAMNELLNVMRKTKTNEELLELSRARL
- a CDS encoding plastocyanin/azurin family copper-binding protein, whose product is MALFLVRPPVISTMILLALATAGCGEGGSPTGGNGGNGGGGGGGGGGGPEATDEVTIQPNSFSPAAIVVAPGTVVTWTWSSTLVHTVSFTSSLIQDSGEQAGGNYSTAMPQATGTYGYVCDVHGFTGSVTVQ
- a CDS encoding AMP-binding protein, whose protein sequence is MGAAQSSVWRRELTPVDFLERSGTVHADRIAVEDGEIRYTWRQLRARSRSFASALRRMGLEKGDRVAFLALNSEPLFLAHFAVPQAGGVLVAINTRLSADEIAYIIEHSGARTVFHSPELEGLLAKVPETVRRLDTREHFERFLEAGSEGEIESWFADEREILAINYTSGTTGRPKGVMYHHRGAYLNALAMALDHKLGVESSYLWTLPMFHCNGWTFPWALAAVGARSLCLPQIKPEVVWRLFDEGVSHFCAAPTVLIMLANDGAAHPLKRPVRVFTAGAPPSPTVIARMTELGFELDHVYGLTETYGPFTMNTPGPDYVGLDAGGRARYRARQGFPNVCAGEVRVVDESMRDVPEDGRSMGEVVMRGNVVMSGYFADEEATGRAFAGGWFHSGDIAVRHADGSIELRDRKKDIIISGGENISTIEVEQTVARHPAVLECAVIAVPDDTWGEVPKAFITLKEGAKASEEEILEHCRSCIAHFKVPKAVAFGPLPKTSTGKVQKYVLRDQEWAGREKRIN
- a CDS encoding peptidyl-alpha-hydroxyglycine alpha-amidating lyase family protein; translation: MSGFDRIQFPVLALIALAVAGGCGGTRGDTADGDMDAAADSMAGAAMAADTMPFDLPPSGTTGTPADAVTDPALTNLANPNPTVVTDWADLPGGREWGSTAGVDIGPDGHVWAYDRCGGGLDGGCDSNPTYDPVVKYDRNTGELLASFGAGIFETPHGLHVDSVGNVWVTDYAANDTGTKGHQVIKFSPTGDILMRLGVAGTPGNDSEHFNQPTDVITAPNGDIFVADGHSGQGQNPAPGSTGRIMKFSPDGRFIMQWGRIGNGPAEFRTPHALAFDSRGRLHVADRGNHRIQIFDQNGSLLDTYYQYSRISDIFITPDDMLYAIDSETSPTNHPGWISGIRIGSAFEDRVTAFIPPHEQEGDARPVAGEGVAVDADGSVYAAEGPASRPVAGGGLTKYVRGM